Below is a window of Bacteroidota bacterium DNA.
GCTGATGGATGCATGCCACAGCGGTGAAGTGGATAAGGAAGATGTGTTTGAGATTAAAGATACCAACCTTGTTTTAGCCGATGGCGCCAAAGGTGACCTCAAAACATACGGCTACAAAGGAATAAAAATAGAAAAACAAAATAACGGGTTGGGTTTGCAGAACAGCTTTGAGCTGATGCAGGAGCTGTTTGCAAATTTATCGCGTGGTTCAGGTGCAGTTGTCATTTCGGCTGCTGCCGGAACCGGTTACGCGCTCGAATCAGCGGAATGGAACAACGGTGTATTCACATACTGTATCCTTGACGGAATTAAAAATAAGTCGGCTGACCGTGACGGCAATGGCTCGGTGACGGTAGGAGAGTTGAAAGATTATGTTTCTGCGCAGGTAGAAAAGCTCACCCGTGGAGCACAAAAGCCCACTTCGCGTCGCGAAAGTCTTGGATTTGACTGGAAAATCAGGTAATATTCTTACTACGCGCTCATTGTTTTTTCGTCCGGTAACATCGTATGTGCCGAGAGTATATTCTGCAGCGGTCTGAAATCCTTACTGATGGTTGGCCAACGATTGGGGAACTGCTTAAGCAGTTCGATTATCTTCACGCTGTGTTTTTGCAATGCTTCGGTAATAGCAGGTGCTGAAACAGGTCGTGCACAGGCACGTCCCACATTTGCGCCCGTCAGGTCGGCATGTTGCGACTTAACTATAAGGGCTGCAGCTTCAAGCCTGTCAAGCAGTTCAATCGTTTTAAGATATTTACTCGGAAGCGAAATAACATCAGGCTTTTTGGTCTCTTCTTTTTTCACATTCAGATTTACATGAAAATCCTCAATGGTGACATTATCGGTATCACTGCCAAAATTCATACTTCGCGCAAAGCCAACAGCCTTTTCAAGTATCGCTTTCAACTGCTCCAGTTCACCTTCCCAGTTGCATATTTTTTCTACGGCTTCTGCCGAAAGGCTGTATCGAAAATCTTCAGCCTCCGTAAGCTCATTTACGTAAAGCCGGCAGTAATCGGCAAGGGTTTTTGAATATTTCTCTTTCAGTGTACTGTTCTGCTGTTGCGCTTTCTTGTAACTACCGGCCAGTGAGCGGGTGTTGTCATTTATTTCTTCAAATACCCGTTTGTCGGAAGCAACAGACATCAACTGACTGCTGATGCTGTTATACGTCATCATACCAATGATGCTTTTTATATCTGCCGATAAGGGTTTATGACTGCTGATTCTGAATGGCCCCAGACTGTTGGTCAGATAGAGTATTACCAGACAAATATCTTCCTGATTTCCGGGATTCGTAACAATTAATAGTACATTCCGGTTGAGCTCACTCATAATTTCCATCTGGCGAATTCGTGGCTTTTCAGCTTCGAACGGAAGCTCTTCAGGACTGAACCAATAGTAACCGCTTTTATAATTCAGATAAGGTTTAAGTGCATCTTTAGCCGTACTGCTGATCTCCATAGGCTCGGGCTGTTCTTGCCTGTCGGGCTGGCTGAGCAGGTATGAAAAAGGGGAGTGCCCCGCCGTTTTATAATAAATGCCAATGGCTCTGTTGAAGCCGGGCAACAACAGCTGCATCCTGCTGAGCATTATCAGCACGGGATTGTCTATGAATGAATAACCATAAGACATCTGCAACAGCATTTAAATAATTAGCGGAAATTCGAAGCTACAAATATACACGAAGAACAAAGGCAATGCAAGAATATTTAAGATTATTTTTAAGTTTATTAAGAAGATGATTAAGCTTAACTTAACTGAAAACTTAAGCAAAATAAGTAAAAAATTAGGGGAAATATTTTGTTTAATTTCCTTGATTTCATTGTTTTAATACTGCAATTTTGTAATTCTAAAAAACGTTATTAAGTTATCAATCAGGAAAACTAAAGATAGTTATAAATAAGCAAATTAAGCATCATATGGAAATTTACAGCCCGAGAAGTCAGCCCCGCGAAAATATTAAAAACGAGATTCGCACCACCGAAAATTCCTCCGTGAACAACCGCCCGGTGGAACAGGAAAAACCTACCCGCACGCGCATTATTGAAAAACGCAGGGAAAAACAATATATACTGCCCGGTTCAGGAATTGCAGAAGAAACCAGCATACTTGAACGTATGGGCAATAAATTCTATGAAGTCCTCAGAGGTTTTTTTGATACGGAAAAGAAAGCAGTTAAAGAATAAACGGCACCACCGCCTTGCGCTCTTTCGGATAATCGGCAAAGGTTGCACGATACCATTTATGGTTTGAAAATGCTCTTGGAAGCAGGTTTACCACGGTCCAGACAAAAAATGCCAATCCGGGTAACGACCAGGTGAGCAACGCAAATCCGCCCCATTCAATCATTTCACCCATGTAGTTCGGACACGACACATATTTGTACATCCCACCGTAAGGAATCTTATAACCCTTGTCGCCACTGCGTCTCAGGGCAAATAAAATGGTGTCTGAACGTCTGTTAATGTATACTCCGATAAAGAATAACAGCACACCGAGTATAAAACGCGGATCATACAACCACGTTATATCATAGGTCATGGTGAAAGAGCCCAGAAAATATCCGTTAATCCATCCGTTCATGAAATTGAAACAAATAGCAAAAAGGACGATCAGCACCGGCATTTTTTTACCGCCCGTTTTTGTCCTGAACGGGAATATCAGCACCCGATAAACATAATGAAACAGCCACAGCCCGAAAAAAATCCACAATACTATATTTTTGGTAACGGAACCGCTCAAGAAAAAATATGAAAATACCAGTAATGTCGGCGATTCCATGACGAACCAGCCCAGTTTGTTGTCTAAGAGCGGACCCCATTTGCTGTTGGTATATCTTCCGTAAGGAGCTGTAATATTAAGCAGTACAGGCAACAGCACCAGTCCTGAGATCATCCAAATCCAGACGACCTGTGTAAACAATGAGTGATCAATAAGCATGATAAAGGTTTATAAGTGACCGTTTCGTTTGAACCAGTCGTAGGTGTCGTCGAGTGTAACTTCAATGGAAC
It encodes the following:
- a CDS encoding DUF1295 domain-containing protein, whose amino-acid sequence is MLIDHSLFTQVVWIWMISGLVLLPVLLNITAPYGRYTNSKWGPLLDNKLGWFVMESPTLLVFSYFFLSGSVTKNIVLWIFFGLWLFHYVYRVLIFPFRTKTGGKKMPVLIVLFAICFNFMNGWINGYFLGSFTMTYDITWLYDPRFILGVLLFFIGVYINRRSDTILFALRRSGDKGYKIPYGGMYKYVSCPNYMGEMIEWGGFALLTWSLPGLAFFVWTVVNLLPRAFSNHKWYRATFADYPKERKAVVPFIL